A window from Actinomycetota bacterium encodes these proteins:
- a CDS encoding MFS transporter, translated as MPPSVIVAVLCIGGATVSVMQSILIPLLTDLPGILGVSVSDASWLVTATLLAGAIATPSLTRLADMYGKKRMMLASLSMLLFGSLLAVVSTNLWTLVVARAFQGTASAVIAIGISVMRDALPADRLNSSVALLSATLGIGSAFGLPMAGVMFAAFGWQSVFWLSAVLAAALLVAVSIVIQESDVRTGGSFDVVGALLLSAALFCLLLAITKGTTWGWSSSSTLTAFGGSALLFIVWVPWEQRVRDPLVDIKTTLNRPVLMTHLTAILIGASIYINSLATLQLLQLPISTGYAFGLTAAHAGLLMVPAALMSLIVAPWSARITKNFGARITLCCGALVMAIGYFLRIPLGGALFIIILASIVVSIGMAIAFGAMPTLLMAAVPITQTAAANGINTLARASGAALSSAAVAALLAGSTIEVGEQIYPSDSAFIDAFLLGGFIALIAAGMALTIRVKTSLFDAHVISDEQQLHIPVVLMDDRAAKTSGRTHDITRHGRVVDGNGQPIVSALVEVLNDSDALVDWSHTDGEGHFAIAIPEPGSYRTVVSAQGWDPASTIVDFTIADAGPEISLAPSADRTLG; from the coding sequence ATGCCACCCTCAGTGATCGTTGCAGTCCTGTGCATCGGTGGCGCGACAGTGTCGGTGATGCAGTCAATCCTGATTCCCCTGCTCACTGATCTGCCCGGGATTCTTGGAGTCAGCGTCAGTGACGCATCGTGGCTGGTCACCGCGACTTTGCTGGCCGGCGCTATCGCGACTCCATCGTTGACTCGACTGGCTGACATGTACGGCAAGAAGCGCATGATGCTCGCCAGCTTGAGCATGTTGCTCTTCGGATCTCTTCTGGCGGTGGTGAGCACAAACCTGTGGACCCTCGTCGTTGCTCGAGCATTCCAAGGCACTGCGAGCGCCGTGATCGCCATCGGGATCAGCGTGATGCGCGATGCACTACCCGCTGATCGCCTGAATTCCTCCGTCGCATTGCTCAGCGCAACTCTTGGCATCGGTAGTGCCTTTGGCCTTCCTATGGCCGGAGTCATGTTCGCTGCCTTTGGCTGGCAATCGGTGTTCTGGCTTTCTGCAGTGCTTGCTGCCGCTCTACTGGTGGCAGTCTCGATCGTGATCCAGGAATCCGATGTCCGCACCGGTGGCTCATTCGACGTGGTCGGCGCGCTCCTGCTTTCAGCGGCCCTGTTCTGCCTTTTGCTTGCCATTACCAAGGGCACAACCTGGGGATGGTCAAGTTCTTCGACCCTGACAGCCTTCGGTGGCTCGGCACTGCTATTCATCGTGTGGGTGCCGTGGGAGCAGCGAGTGAGGGATCCTCTGGTCGACATCAAGACCACACTCAACAGACCCGTCCTGATGACCCACCTCACGGCAATTCTCATTGGCGCGTCTATCTACATCAACAGTCTGGCTACCTTGCAACTCCTGCAGTTGCCTATCAGTACCGGCTATGCCTTTGGCCTGACTGCGGCACACGCCGGCCTGCTCATGGTGCCTGCAGCGCTGATGTCATTAATTGTCGCTCCATGGTCGGCACGAATAACCAAGAATTTCGGTGCGCGCATCACTTTGTGCTGCGGTGCACTGGTGATGGCCATCGGATACTTTCTCCGCATTCCACTAGGTGGAGCACTCTTCATCATCATCCTGGCCTCGATTGTGGTGTCAATCGGGATGGCGATCGCTTTCGGCGCGATGCCAACACTGCTGATGGCGGCAGTACCCATCACCCAGACAGCAGCTGCCAACGGCATCAACACCCTTGCTCGAGCGTCAGGCGCGGCGCTCTCAAGTGCGGCAGTGGCAGCGCTGCTTGCTGGATCCACCATTGAAGTCGGAGAGCAGATCTATCCCTCAGACAGTGCATTCATTGACGCATTTCTCCTGGGTGGCTTTATCGCTCTGATCGCTGCCGGCATGGCGCTGACCATCAGGGTGAAGACGTCACTCTTCGATGCACACGTGATCTCCGACGAGCAGCAACTGCATATACCTGTAGTGCTGATGGACGACCGCGCAGCCAAGACTTCGGGTCGTACGCACGACATCACACGGCACGGTCGAGTCGTTGATGGGAATGGACAGCCCATCGTCTCCGCGCTTGTTGAAGTGCTCAATGACTCAGACGCACTCGTGGACTGGTCACACACGGATGGCGAAGGCCATTTCGCCATCGCCATACCC
- a CDS encoding AMP-binding protein, whose product MVSPAVSVNHLADLLLSTARSNPAAVAVRVPGGRQWTHGDLDGASSQIAHALVNMGIKPGDRVAVQIPKSTETIALHLACIRVGAVYVPLNNAYTATEIVALLDDAEPALFVREEPLNHSVKLLSIGELIALASHSSSAFADVPRAPSDPASILYTSGTTGRPKGAVLSHGNLAFSARILVTEWGFTSKDVLLHILPLFHTHGLYVAVHTALASGASLILHEAFDVTRVLADLPQATTMMGVPTHYVRLLADPSFDKAVTSNVRLFTSGSAPMLVSTHREFTARTGQVILERYGMTETCMLTSNPLLGVRKPGTVGPALPGVEVRLTAEAPGNIEVRGPNVFDGYWRRPELKATEFTEDGWFKTGDLGFVDDDGYIEIVGRSKDLIISGGLNIYPKEIELLLDSLPGIEESAVIGVDDSDFGEAVVAVVVLDGTVATSPESIRQAAREQLAGFKVPRRVFIVDALPRNAMGKVEKARLRASYATA is encoded by the coding sequence GTGGTGTCGCCGGCTGTTTCGGTGAATCATCTTGCTGATCTGCTGTTGAGCACGGCTCGATCAAATCCCGCTGCCGTGGCAGTTCGAGTGCCCGGTGGACGTCAATGGACTCACGGCGATCTTGATGGCGCCTCTTCGCAGATCGCGCATGCGCTGGTCAATATGGGAATCAAGCCGGGAGATCGCGTTGCCGTGCAGATCCCGAAATCCACGGAGACGATTGCTTTGCATCTGGCATGCATCCGCGTGGGCGCTGTGTATGTGCCACTCAACAACGCGTACACCGCAACTGAAATCGTTGCCTTGCTCGATGATGCAGAGCCAGCGCTGTTCGTCCGCGAGGAACCCCTGAATCATTCAGTCAAGCTGTTGAGCATTGGCGAACTCATCGCCTTGGCATCACATTCGTCATCCGCGTTCGCCGATGTTCCAAGAGCTCCCAGCGACCCGGCCAGCATTTTGTACACCAGTGGCACCACGGGTCGGCCCAAGGGAGCAGTGCTGAGTCATGGGAATCTCGCGTTCAGCGCGCGGATCTTGGTAACCGAGTGGGGCTTCACGTCCAAGGATGTATTACTTCACATACTCCCGCTTTTTCATACGCACGGCTTGTATGTCGCTGTGCACACAGCCCTTGCAAGTGGCGCCTCCTTGATCCTTCACGAGGCATTTGATGTGACTCGCGTCCTGGCGGATCTGCCGCAAGCGACGACGATGATGGGCGTGCCCACGCATTACGTCCGCCTGCTTGCCGATCCCAGTTTCGACAAGGCTGTCACTTCGAATGTGCGGCTGTTCACGTCAGGCTCGGCACCGATGCTGGTCAGCACGCATCGGGAATTCACTGCGCGAACGGGTCAAGTCATTCTCGAGCGCTATGGCATGACCGAAACATGCATGCTCACATCCAACCCTTTGCTTGGCGTGCGAAAGCCGGGGACAGTCGGCCCTGCCCTGCCAGGAGTTGAGGTGCGTCTGACTGCAGAGGCACCGGGAAATATTGAGGTGCGCGGCCCGAACGTCTTTGACGGCTACTGGCGGCGTCCTGAGCTCAAGGCAACCGAGTTCACGGAAGATGGTTGGTTCAAGACTGGCGATCTTGGCTTTGTCGACGACGATGGATACATCGAGATTGTCGGCCGCTCCAAGGACCTCATTATTTCGGGTGGGCTCAATATTTATCCCAAGGAGATCGAACTGCTCCTGGACTCACTGCCGGGAATTGAGGAATCAGCAGTGATCGGAGTAGACGATTCGGATTTCGGCGAAGCAGTTGTTGCGGTTGTGGTGCTCGACGGAACAGTGGCTACCTCGCCAGAGTCGATCCGCCAGGCAGCACGCGAGCAGTTGGCCGGCTTCAAAGTTCCCAGGCGAGTCTTCATTGTCGACGCCTTGCCTCGAAATGCCATGGGCAAGGTTGAAAAGGCCAGACTCCGCGCCAGTTATGCCACTGCTTAG
- a CDS encoding LLM class F420-dependent oxidoreductase: MKLAVHYPNFSFPGGPEAIGPTIAATARAAEEGGCAQFTVMDHWFQMEALGAVQDPMLEGYTTLGFLAAHTQKMRLGLLVTGVTYRPPGLLAKTLATLDVLSEGRAELGIGAAWYEREHFGLGVPFPPISERFERLEEALQICLQMWSESEGPYVGKYYQLAETICQPMPLQSPRPSILIGGGGEKKTLRLVARYADACNLFATDQSVVQHKINVLAEHCAAEGRDFSSVHKTITSGSLGPPQEADSFIERMKPYADMGVDQVWVTPAGPRPADWIAQFADTVVPKLSEL, translated from the coding sequence ATGAAACTCGCTGTGCACTACCCGAATTTCAGTTTTCCCGGCGGTCCAGAGGCGATTGGACCAACGATCGCGGCTACCGCCCGTGCAGCCGAGGAAGGTGGATGCGCGCAGTTCACCGTCATGGACCACTGGTTCCAGATGGAAGCCCTGGGCGCGGTCCAGGATCCAATGCTGGAGGGTTACACGACTTTGGGCTTCTTGGCTGCTCACACTCAGAAGATGCGACTCGGACTGCTCGTCACCGGTGTGACGTATCGACCTCCGGGCCTGCTGGCCAAGACTCTTGCCACTTTGGATGTCCTGTCCGAGGGTCGCGCTGAACTCGGCATAGGAGCGGCTTGGTATGAGCGCGAGCACTTTGGTCTTGGGGTGCCGTTCCCGCCGATTTCAGAGCGTTTCGAGCGGCTGGAGGAAGCACTTCAGATCTGCCTGCAGATGTGGAGTGAGAGCGAGGGTCCCTACGTAGGCAAGTACTACCAACTAGCAGAAACCATTTGCCAGCCCATGCCTCTGCAGTCACCTCGTCCGTCGATTCTGATCGGCGGCGGCGGGGAGAAGAAAACTCTGCGCCTAGTGGCGAGATACGCCGATGCCTGCAATCTGTTTGCGACAGATCAGAGCGTTGTGCAGCACAAAATCAATGTGTTGGCGGAACACTGCGCTGCCGAAGGCCGAGACTTCAGCAGCGTTCACAAGACGATTACTTCAGGTTCACTGGGACCGCCGCAGGAGGCTGACTCCTTCATCGAACGCATGAAGCCGTATGCAGATATGGGCGTTGACCAGGTATGGGTCACGCCTGCGGGACCTAGACCCGCAGATTGGATTGCTCAGTTCGCCGACACAGTCGTCCCCAAATTGAGCGAACTCTAG